The following proteins are encoded in a genomic region of Limosilactobacillus reuteri subsp. reuteri:
- a CDS encoding energy-coupling factor ABC transporter substrate-binding protein, producing the protein MKKRTKTNIILAICVILLVLIPFIFVKGEYSGSDDQGTEQIKKFDPSYKAWAHPVWTPPSGEIESLLFTVQGSLGTGIICYFIGAAHGKKKAQQNKTKQTVKQ; encoded by the coding sequence ATGAAAAAACGAACAAAAACTAATATTATCCTAGCAATTTGTGTAATTCTTTTGGTATTGATTCCTTTTATTTTTGTTAAAGGAGAATATAGCGGGAGTGATGACCAAGGAACAGAGCAAATAAAGAAATTTGATCCAAGTTATAAAGCATGGGCGCATCCTGTCTGGACTCCACCATCGGGAGAAATCGAAAGTTTATTGTTTACTGTGCAAGGTTCACTGGGGACAGGAATTATTTGTTATTTTATTGGGGCTGCTCATGGTAAAAAGAAAGCTCAACAAAATAAAACCAAACAGACTGTAAAACAATAG
- the cbiQ gene encoding cobalt ECF transporter T component CbiQ, giving the protein MLSIDKYAYENRIVNWSPKLKAFLWLVGMVLAFQPIQWIKVIVLFTVAGITIYVTNVSFKRYISWFYAIIPFVVLSIIGIVVTISSQRSTLIGPIKLGNVYLGLAKVMMPKAGQVALQCMTAIVCTYWFALTTPFIQILQVLKAMHLPRVMIEVTMLMYRFIFIFIDAFEQIHRAQRLRFGYDSFSLMIHSSGILAKMLFEQVIINYQMMTKALDAKLYNGDFYL; this is encoded by the coding sequence ATGTTGAGTATCGATAAATATGCTTATGAAAATCGAATTGTTAATTGGTCGCCAAAGTTAAAAGCTTTTTTATGGTTAGTAGGAATGGTTTTAGCTTTCCAGCCAATTCAATGGATTAAAGTAATTGTCCTATTTACAGTAGCAGGTATCACCATTTACGTAACTAATGTTTCATTTAAGCGTTATATTAGTTGGTTTTATGCAATTATTCCTTTTGTAGTTTTAAGTATCATTGGAATTGTTGTAACTATTTCTTCTCAACGCTCTACCCTTATTGGACCGATAAAACTTGGAAATGTTTATCTTGGATTGGCAAAAGTAATGATGCCTAAAGCTGGGCAGGTAGCATTGCAATGTATGACAGCAATTGTCTGTACGTACTGGTTTGCGTTAACAACCCCATTTATTCAAATTTTACAGGTACTAAAAGCTATGCATCTGCCACGAGTAATGATTGAAGTAACGATGCTAATGTATCGTTTCATCTTTATCTTTATTGATGCTTTTGAGCAGATTCACCGTGCTCAACGATTACGGTTCGGCTATGACTCTTTTAGTTTAATGATTCATTCATCTGGAATTTTAGCAAAAATGTTATTTGAACAAGTCATTATAAATTATCAAATGATGACTAAAGCACTCGATGCTAAGCTATATAATGGTGATTTTTATCTTTAG
- a CDS encoding cobyric acid synthase, which translates to MTVQSIMFQGTASDAGKSWLAAAVCRILANRGQKVAPFKSQNMALNSFITEKGDEMGRAQVFQAEAAKVKPDVRMNPILLKPSTDKDSQVIVMGKVLKNMDAVSYYQFKRELIPQIMMAYNTLADENDVIVLEGAGSPAEINLNENDIVNMGMARMADAPVILVADIDKGGVFASIYGTIKLMPREDQQRIKGIIINKFRGDKSLLESGNKMIEKLTGIPVIGVLPMSSIDIDEEDSVSLIRKPRQKDTQKDLDVAVIDLDKISNFTDIHSLEIQPDVSVRYVLTAEELGTPDLLIIPGSKNTNADLVALRKNGIAEGILRAHKDGSMIVGICGGYQILGQMLYDPTGIESPIKEQKGLGLLDTETTFNEKKTTTQAVAKRNNYILKGYEIHMGTTKRGLNSTPFSTIQETNGQPENREDGAVSTDGTVIGTYLHGIFDNPYWTRHLLNQLRVAKGMAPLVDTTVSISGYKDQQYEKLAQLFAQNVDMDKFNQILQDSTKE; encoded by the coding sequence ATGACAGTGCAGTCAATAATGTTTCAAGGAACGGCATCTGACGCTGGAAAAAGCTGGTTGGCCGCAGCAGTTTGTCGAATTTTGGCTAATCGTGGTCAAAAGGTTGCGCCATTTAAGTCGCAAAACATGGCCTTGAACTCATTTATTACTGAGAAAGGGGATGAAATGGGTCGGGCGCAGGTTTTTCAAGCTGAAGCAGCTAAGGTTAAACCAGATGTCCGAATGAATCCAATTTTATTAAAGCCATCCACGGACAAAGATTCTCAGGTTATTGTAATGGGAAAAGTGCTGAAGAATATGGATGCTGTTAGTTATTATCAATTCAAGCGAGAACTAATTCCACAAATTATGATGGCCTATAATACATTAGCAGATGAAAATGATGTAATAGTCTTAGAGGGAGCTGGAAGTCCCGCAGAAATCAATTTAAATGAAAATGACATTGTTAATATGGGGATGGCGCGAATGGCTGATGCACCAGTAATCCTAGTTGCAGACATTGATAAGGGCGGTGTCTTTGCTTCAATTTATGGCACGATTAAATTAATGCCTCGCGAAGACCAGCAACGCATTAAAGGAATAATTATTAATAAATTTCGAGGAGATAAGTCCTTACTAGAATCTGGGAACAAGATGATTGAGAAACTAACAGGAATTCCTGTGATTGGTGTTTTGCCAATGAGCAGTATTGATATTGATGAAGAAGATAGCGTATCGCTAATTCGGAAACCACGACAAAAAGATACGCAAAAAGACCTGGATGTAGCGGTAATTGATCTTGATAAGATTTCTAACTTTACAGATATTCATAGTTTGGAAATTCAACCAGATGTTTCGGTAAGATATGTTTTAACGGCAGAGGAACTTGGAACTCCAGACTTATTAATTATTCCAGGAAGTAAAAACACGAACGCAGATTTAGTAGCTTTGCGTAAAAATGGGATTGCAGAGGGAATCTTACGTGCTCATAAGGACGGAAGTATGATCGTTGGTATTTGTGGGGGATATCAGATTTTAGGACAGATGCTGTATGATCCAACAGGGATTGAGTCACCAATTAAAGAACAAAAAGGTCTCGGGTTACTTGATACAGAAACAACCTTTAATGAAAAAAAGACAACAACTCAGGCGGTTGCCAAGCGAAATAATTACATTTTAAAAGGTTATGAAATCCATATGGGAACAACAAAACGTGGTCTAAACTCAACACCATTCTCAACAATCCAGGAAACAAACGGTCAACCAGAAAATCGTGAGGATGGAGCAGTTAGTACTGATGGAACAGTGATTGGTACCTATCTTCACGGAATCTTTGATAACCCTTATTGGACACGACACTTGTTAAATCAGCTTCGCGTAGCAAAGGGAATGGCACCATTGGTAGATACTACTGTTTCGATTAGTGGTTATAAAGACCAACAATATGAGAAATTAGCCCAACTATTTGCTCAGAATGTTGACATGGATAAGTTTAATCAAATCTTGCAAGACTCAACGAAAGAATAA
- a CDS encoding bifunctional precorrin-2 dehydrogenase/sirohydrochlorin ferrochelatase, which yields MQSPYPIILNLADKNVAVVGGGKVACRKINKLLAAGVRPTVISPLLSPEIQPTQINWIPDKYQRKYVENMDIIITCTDDRAVNDQVKKEATHFQLVNNTSDKTNSDFYNLATIKANDMFISVSTMGKSPSMAKKMKNEIKEWIKQKFHKEFE from the coding sequence ATGCAATCGCCATATCCGATTATCTTAAACTTAGCTGATAAAAATGTAGCTGTCGTCGGCGGAGGAAAAGTTGCATGTCGTAAAATAAATAAGTTATTGGCAGCTGGTGTTCGCCCAACTGTTATTAGTCCTCTTCTATCCCCTGAAATACAACCTACCCAAATTAATTGGATACCAGATAAGTATCAGCGGAAATATGTCGAAAATATGGATATTATTATTACATGTACTGATGATAGAGCAGTTAATGATCAAGTAAAAAAAGAGGCGACACATTTTCAGCTGGTGAACAATACCAGTGATAAAACTAATTCAGACTTTTATAATCTAGCAACGATTAAGGCTAATGACATGTTTATTAGTGTCTCAACAATGGGAAAGTCTCCAAGTATGGCTAAGAAAATGAAAAATGAGATTAAAGAATGGATAAAGCAAAAGTTTCATAAGGAGTTTGAATAA
- a CDS encoding energy-coupling factor ABC transporter ATP-binding protein gives MIELRHVSFSYDDKHKILDDVSMKLGHDNQSVIGIIGHNGAGKSTLFLNLVGELKPTAGEIFVDGHKVEYSKKGLRNLRRKIGIVFQNSDQQIFYSIVKDDVAFALRNLKVSNDEIKQRVERVLRELDISNLKDQPIQYLSGGQKKRVAIAGIMVIGSEWILLDEPTSGLDPDGRLRMKKLIKKLIANGQKIILSSHDMDFMYEVCDYFYLLGNNRILKEGNRENVFNDEQLLKENNLEQPWLVKIHQKLGLPLYTTEQELFAEQGK, from the coding sequence ATGATTGAATTGAGGCATGTAAGCTTTAGCTATGACGATAAGCATAAAATATTGGACGATGTTTCAATGAAGCTCGGTCACGATAATCAATCAGTTATTGGCATTATCGGTCATAATGGTGCAGGGAAATCAACGCTTTTCTTGAATTTGGTTGGTGAATTAAAACCAACAGCAGGTGAGATTTTTGTTGATGGTCACAAAGTTGAATATTCTAAAAAAGGACTTCGAAATTTACGGCGAAAAATAGGAATTGTTTTCCAAAATTCTGATCAGCAAATCTTCTACTCAATAGTGAAAGATGACGTTGCGTTTGCTTTGAGAAATTTAAAAGTTTCTAATGATGAAATTAAGCAACGTGTCGAAAGGGTTTTACGTGAATTAGATATTTCAAACTTAAAGGATCAACCTATTCAATACCTTAGTGGTGGTCAGAAAAAACGGGTTGCCATTGCGGGTATTATGGTGATTGGCTCTGAATGGATCTTACTTGATGAACCAACTTCTGGTTTGGACCCAGATGGTAGGTTAAGAATGAAAAAATTGATAAAGAAGTTAATTGCCAATGGTCAAAAAATTATTCTCTCTAGTCATGATATGGACTTTATGTATGAAGTATGTGACTATTTTTACCTTTTGGGAAATAATCGGATTCTTAAAGAGGGAAATAGGGAAAACGTTTTTAATGATGAACAGTTATTAAAGGAAAATAACCTGGAACAACCGTGGCTAGTTAAGATTCACCAAAAATTAGGATTGCCTTTATATACAACGGAACAGGAATTATTTGCCGAACAAGGTAAGTAA
- a CDS encoding energy-coupling factor ABC transporter permease: MLKVIKKYRKFITFLMIGLVYTLAYPATAHAMHIMEGMLPPRWCIFWYAVSLPFFIYGLYRMYKIVNSGVPNAKVMLALCGAFVFVLSSLKLPSVTGSCSHPTGVGLGTVLFGPGVMSVLGVIVLLFQALLLAHGGITTLGANEFSMTIVGPIVGYAVWKLCRAMKVSRSVSLFLCAMFADWSTYVTTAFQLAIVFPDPNGGVAAALIKFLSIYAITQIPLAIAEGLLTVIVYNLVISNDLWKESALQ; the protein is encoded by the coding sequence ATGTTAAAAGTAATTAAAAAATATCGTAAGTTTATTACTTTCCTTATGATTGGACTAGTTTATACCCTTGCTTATCCTGCCACAGCTCATGCAATGCATATTATGGAAGGAATGCTTCCGCCACGCTGGTGTATTTTCTGGTATGCAGTGTCACTTCCGTTCTTCATTTATGGTCTTTATCGAATGTATAAGATTGTAAATTCTGGTGTTCCTAATGCCAAGGTAATGTTGGCCCTTTGTGGTGCGTTTGTCTTTGTTTTATCTTCATTGAAATTGCCTTCAGTAACTGGTTCTTGTTCGCACCCTACTGGAGTTGGTCTAGGAACAGTTTTGTTTGGCCCTGGAGTAATGTCGGTTCTTGGTGTTATTGTGCTATTGTTCCAAGCATTATTATTAGCACACGGAGGAATAACAACGCTTGGTGCTAATGAATTTTCAATGACAATTGTTGGCCCAATTGTTGGTTATGCAGTTTGGAAATTATGTCGAGCAATGAAAGTTAGTCGTTCAGTTTCACTATTTTTGTGTGCGATGTTTGCTGACTGGTCTACGTATGTAACTACCGCTTTTCAATTAGCAATTGTTTTCCCTGATCCGAATGGTGGAGTTGCAGCAGCGCTAATCAAATTCCTAAGTATTTACGCTATTACTCAAATTCCATTGGCAATAGCAGAAGGATTGCTTACGGTTATTGTTTATAACTTGGTAATCAGTAACGATTTATGGAAGGAGTCAGCCCTACAATGA